In Arsenicicoccus dermatophilus, a genomic segment contains:
- a CDS encoding lysylphosphatidylglycerol synthase domain-containing protein — MVCRPGPAGRRARRHRRLRGVALSTPPGPTRRAPWWQTALQAAVGIGLAVVLLVWGLPHFAQTTWADLWAQLRTLSWANTIGLLVLTLTALWSYTFTLTGSLAGLTHGQALMVNVAGSAAGNLLPGGGAMGAAATYAMYRSWGFEGREISTSLIVTGVWNVVGRMTLPVLGVLVLLLGDEPLPPGVARGAAVGAGVGLALLGWFVATVTSERVAQATGRALDGIVGPVVRRITRRPTTGVADLVHDLRSRIGLVVESGWVPMTLGLLGFFALQYALFVLCLQATSVHLSLGQLFVAFAVGRLLTAVGVTPGGVGVTEAGTAIALVGFGAPHAEAAAGIVLFTIYTHLMELPLGALGGLAWWASRGCYARRRARLAGS, encoded by the coding sequence GTGGTATGTCGACCCGGCCCGGCCGGCCGGCGCGCCCGTCGCCACCGACGTCTTCGAGGGGTTGCCCTGAGCACGCCGCCGGGCCCCACCCGGCGCGCCCCCTGGTGGCAGACCGCGCTGCAGGCAGCCGTCGGGATCGGCCTCGCCGTGGTCCTGCTCGTCTGGGGGCTGCCGCACTTCGCGCAGACCACCTGGGCCGACCTGTGGGCCCAGCTGCGGACCCTCAGCTGGGCCAACACGATCGGCCTGCTCGTGCTGACCCTGACGGCGTTGTGGAGCTACACCTTCACCCTCACCGGTTCGCTCGCCGGGCTCACCCACGGGCAGGCGCTGATGGTCAACGTCGCGGGGTCCGCGGCCGGCAACCTGCTGCCGGGCGGCGGGGCGATGGGCGCGGCGGCGACCTACGCCATGTATCGCTCCTGGGGCTTCGAGGGTCGCGAGATCTCCACCTCCCTGATCGTCACCGGGGTGTGGAACGTCGTGGGGCGGATGACCCTGCCCGTCCTCGGTGTCCTGGTGCTGCTGCTGGGCGACGAGCCGTTGCCGCCCGGCGTCGCCCGCGGCGCCGCCGTCGGCGCGGGGGTCGGGCTGGCGCTGCTCGGCTGGTTCGTGGCGACCGTCACCTCGGAGCGGGTGGCCCAGGCGACCGGCCGGGCGCTCGACGGGATCGTCGGGCCGGTGGTGCGGCGGATCACCCGGCGGCCGACGACGGGGGTCGCCGACCTGGTCCACGACCTGCGCTCTCGTATCGGCCTCGTGGTGGAGTCGGGGTGGGTGCCGATGACGCTGGGGCTGCTGGGCTTCTTCGCGCTGCAGTACGCGCTCTTCGTGCTGTGCCTGCAGGCGACCTCCGTGCACCTGTCACTCGGGCAGCTGTTCGTGGCCTTCGCCGTCGGCCGGCTGCTGACCGCGGTCGGGGTCACGCCCGGCGGCGTCGGGGTCACCGAGGCCGGCACCGCCATCGCGCTCGTGGGCTTCGGCGCGCCGCACGCCGAGGCCGCCGCCGGGATCGTGCTGTTCACGATCTACACCCACCTGATGGAGCTGCCGCTGGGGGCGCTGGGCGGGCTCGCCTGGTGGGCGTCGCGCGGTTGCTACGCGCGGCGGCGTGCCCGGCTCGCCGGGAGCTGA
- a CDS encoding glycosyltransferase family 4 protein, translated as MRVAVLSDCYLPRLGGIEVQVHDLAEQLVRRGHEVTVLTATPGRQGERHGAVEVVDGVPVHHLALRLPGDLPVNPFAGSMLRERLRDGGFDVAHAHLGVVSPFGRLAVDAALAAGLPTAITWHCALDAMAPLLRRAGTVRRWSEQGAALSAVSRMAAAQVARAAAEAPVSVLPNGIDVPRWSPPGGRPTPEGTPLTLVTAMRLARRKRPLPLLRAAREVERRLRGGGGRPAEVDWRLDVYGEGPQRALLEAYLRREGLTHRVRLRGRVPRPELLAACRSAAAYVSPARLEAFGIAALEARTAGLPVLAVQGSGVTDFVEHGRSGLIASDDAQMSDHMHTILTDPVVRQAIRMHNAETPPAQAWPSVLDLVERELARAGELRSMLRGTP; from the coding sequence GTGAGAGTCGCCGTGCTGTCGGACTGCTACCTGCCCCGCCTGGGCGGGATCGAGGTGCAGGTCCACGACCTCGCGGAGCAGCTGGTGCGCCGCGGGCACGAGGTGACGGTTCTCACCGCGACACCGGGGCGGCAGGGGGAGCGGCACGGGGCCGTGGAGGTCGTCGACGGGGTGCCGGTGCACCACCTGGCGCTGCGGCTGCCGGGCGACCTGCCGGTCAACCCCTTCGCCGGGTCGATGCTGCGGGAGCGGCTGCGTGACGGCGGCTTCGACGTGGCCCACGCCCACCTGGGCGTGGTGAGCCCCTTCGGGCGGCTGGCGGTCGACGCGGCGCTCGCGGCGGGGCTGCCCACGGCGATCACCTGGCACTGCGCGCTCGACGCGATGGCCCCCCTGCTGCGGCGCGCCGGGACGGTGCGGCGCTGGTCCGAGCAGGGTGCGGCGCTGTCGGCCGTGAGCCGGATGGCGGCGGCCCAGGTCGCCAGGGCCGCGGCCGAGGCACCGGTGTCGGTGCTGCCCAACGGGATCGACGTGCCCCGCTGGTCCCCGCCCGGGGGTCGTCCGACCCCGGAAGGGACGCCGCTCACCCTGGTCACCGCGATGCGCCTGGCGCGGCGCAAGCGACCGCTGCCGCTGCTGCGCGCCGCGCGCGAGGTGGAGCGGCGGTTGCGTGGCGGCGGGGGCCGACCGGCGGAGGTCGACTGGCGGCTGGACGTCTACGGCGAGGGACCGCAGCGGGCGCTGCTCGAGGCCTACCTGCGCCGGGAGGGACTGACCCACCGGGTGCGGCTGCGCGGCCGGGTGCCGCGGCCGGAGCTGCTCGCCGCCTGTCGCTCGGCGGCCGCCTATGTCTCGCCCGCGCGGCTGGAGGCCTTCGGGATCGCCGCCCTGGAGGCCCGCACCGCCGGTCTGCCGGTGCTCGCCGTCCAGGGCAGCGGGGTCACCGACTTCGTCGAGCACGGCCGGTCCGGGCTGATCGCGTCGGACGACGCGCAGATGTCGGACCACATGCATACCATCCTGACGGATCCCGTTGTGCGGCAAGCCATCCGAATGCACAATGCCGAGACCCCGCCTGCTCAGGCGTGGCCTTCGGTCCTGGATCTGGTGGAGAGGGAGCTCGCTCGTGCCGGCGAGCTGCGCAGCATGCTCAGGGGGACCCCATGA
- a CDS encoding PIG-L family deacetylase, protein MPYTLCAFHAHPDDEALLTSGTLARAAAEGHRVIVVTATDGDLGLTSADYRRPDAAPLGHHRLQELLESCRALHVARVEWLGYADSGSGPEIAPPAPGLERFAAADVDEAAGRLARILREESVDVLLTYDANGGYGHRDHVQVHHVGARAAELAGTPRVLQATAPRDLLCRALDVVSTFYTFPSYFDRASFDRAYSASADITHRISVRPFVAAKRASMRAHASQAASDGAERTLAAFLRIPRPVYDWVFGREWYVDPARPAGAPVATDVFEGLP, encoded by the coding sequence ATGCCATACACACTCTGCGCCTTCCACGCCCACCCCGACGACGAGGCCCTGCTCACCTCCGGCACGCTCGCCCGCGCCGCCGCCGAGGGGCACCGGGTGATCGTGGTCACCGCCACCGACGGCGACCTCGGCCTCACCTCCGCGGACTACCGCCGGCCCGACGCGGCACCCCTCGGCCACCACCGGCTGCAGGAGCTGCTGGAGTCCTGCCGCGCGCTGCACGTGGCGCGGGTCGAGTGGCTCGGCTACGCCGACAGCGGCTCCGGCCCCGAGATCGCCCCGCCCGCACCCGGGCTCGAGCGGTTCGCGGCCGCGGACGTCGACGAGGCGGCCGGGCGGCTCGCCCGGATCCTGCGCGAGGAGTCCGTGGACGTCCTGCTGACGTACGACGCCAACGGCGGCTACGGCCACCGTGACCACGTCCAGGTCCACCACGTCGGTGCCCGCGCGGCCGAGCTGGCCGGGACGCCGCGCGTGCTGCAGGCGACCGCCCCCCGCGACCTGCTGTGCCGGGCCCTCGACGTGGTGTCGACGTTCTACACCTTCCCGTCGTACTTCGACCGCGCCTCCTTCGACCGGGCCTACAGCGCGAGCGCCGACATCACCCACCGGATCTCGGTGCGGCCCTTCGTCGCGGCCAAGCGCGCGTCGATGCGCGCCCACGCCTCGCAGGCCGCCTCCGACGGCGCCGAGCGCACGCTGGCGGCCTTCCTGCGCATCCCGCGCCCGGTCTACGACTGGGTCTTCGGCCGCGAGTGGTATGTCGACCCGGCCCGGCCGGCCGGCGCGCCCGTCGCCACCGACGTCTTCGAGGGGTTGCCCTGA